In Canis lupus dingo isolate Sandy chromosome 1, ASM325472v2, whole genome shotgun sequence, a single genomic region encodes these proteins:
- the LOC112643885 gene encoding 60S ribosomal protein L10-like: protein MSIRTKLQNKEHVIEALRRAKFKFPGRQKIHISKKWGFTKFNADEFEDMVAEKRLIPDGCGVKYIPNRGPLDKWRALHS from the coding sequence ATGTCCATCCGTACCAAGCTGCAGAACAAGGAGCATGTGATTGAGGCCCTACGCAGGGCCAAGTTCAAGTTCCCTGGCCGCCAGAAGATCCACATCTCCAAGAAGTGGGGCTTTACTAAGTTTAATGCGGACGAATTTGAAGATATGGTGGCCGAAAAGCGGCTCATCCCAGATGGCTGTGGGGTCAAATACATCCCTAATCGTGGCCCCTTGGACAAATGGAGGGCTCTCCACTCATGA